The region GCAcaaggaaagcaaacagaatTTGAAGCTTCATCCTCAATCTAAACCGTGTTCTTCCAACGAGACGATGATCAACACTGAAGCGCAGCTGAAGGGAATTTGCTAATCGGattttccaatgttttcgCTGCGAAGCCTGCGTGATAAGGAAGCGACCCGTGGGTCACTGGGTGGCAGTGATGACCACTACCACATGGAACACATTGTTTACTACAAGCACTACTGCAAGATAGGAACACAGCTAcattttcatgattttcatACATaatattttacataatttaaGGCACCGCGATTCATGCTATATCGTACTCTCGAATGTCATGATACGAAGGTGCCACACTATCATAATCCTGAATATCCTTGGCCTCATCAATGGATTTGACAATCCGTagcagcttcttcttggcAATCATCGATTTCAGCTCAAAGACGAGTCCTTCCTCGGTTTTATAGATCAGCTTGAACGCATTGCCCCAATCAAGTCCCGGTACCAGTGAGTTCAATCGTGAACGAACATACTGTTCCAtctgtttctgtgtgcgaACGGTGTTTGAATCCGCCATGACGAGCATATTCGTCTGCTCCCTGCATTGGCCAATCGACTCATTCAGGATCTCTTCCAACAGGGTTTTATCGCTTTGGGAGAGTTTTGTTGTCTGTGCAACCGGCGTCGGGCAATAGCTCGGTGTAATCGAGGTCTCGTACTTTAAACGATCCtctattattttaaaaaaatcaaaagaaaatcgaaatcaatattctatcacaaccacaaccacacagagTGTTACTCACGCGCCACATAAAACGAGCAACGGTACTGCCGTGTCACTCCCGCACGATaatggttggtgatggtgtatCGAAGATGATCCTTAGCACGGATTATGGCCATTGGATGAAACAGTTCGATGGTTGTACCATCCCGTGTGGCAACCGTGGAATTAACACAAACATCACAAGGCACCATTTCACCTCCAatcatcttctgctgctgctgctgctcccgatcGATGTACACTTCAATCCCAAATGACACCAGCGACGGTGAGCATGGTTGAGTTATCCTCAATCCCCGTGGACGCAATATTTCCAGTCGTTTATTGAGCCAATGGCAAATCTCTCGGCTACTGCCACGTCGATTACCAGTGCCGAAGCCACCGGCAATGATCGCTAATATGCAGCAAAATAAGTAAATCTTCTTCATTTTACGCGAGGTGTGCACGGTGCTGTCGCGAGATCGATTGAAACTGAAAACCGATCTACCTCGTGGTTGGTTCGGacgtcgctcgctcgtcgtccGATTGTTGCATGAAATTAGATTGATAAGGATTTAAGCGAACCCACAATTGACGTAGCATAGAATCTTCTTCATTTTACGCGAGGTGTGCACGGTGCTGTCGCGAGATCGATTGAAACTGAAAACCGATCTACCTCGTGGTTGGTTCGGacgtcgctcgctcgtcgtccGATTGTTGCATGAAATTAGATTGATAAGGATTTAAGTGAACCCACAATTGACGTAGCATAGAAGCAGATAACGAATCGGGCGGGAACGACTGTTTAGGAACGAAGGTTTCTCTTTTAACTTCATGGTGAGGAAAAGGTTTAGAAGTGACTTCGAGCGTAAGATGTTTATTTCACTGTATATAAATGCACCGCGGTGTGCACACTCGGCCCTTGCAGCGGACGCGCGTAGCTCGTCCGAAAGCTGCGatcgaaaagggaagagagattCCCAGCTCGCTATGATGTGTAAGGCGCGTTGCTAGGCAACGCGCAAGGTATGCTGAGAATCCTGAGAAACGCAATAGAATGTTGTGGCCAAGGTTGCCACAACTGTTTTACCGGGGAAATCCCAGTGGTGTGATATTTACAACAGTAAGTCAACCATCCAGTTGCTATTTTCTtaatcgtttgtgtttgttttattcccttttttcagtTTGTTACACTACTacggtttgtttcttttcttccttttttttgttgcagatttttaaatcattttcattcagttCCGATTTCCTTATCGTTTCACCCCCTGTCTGTGTGCCGCCGTTGTCTACCATCACCCCACGTCCTCTCTTCTCGTTGCTGACTACTTGCTTGATTTGCGGGTTCGCTACTAATTCGAATATTTCATGGCCAGTTCCCCAGAGTTTGCGTTCTTTTCGATTTACCTCCCAGAACTTCCACTCCGCTCGTCGCTTTGCTGCTAAATTGATAATGATTTGTTATTATTGTGTTTCACGCGGTTTCAAGGGAATCTCTGCTTGTGCTCATTTTGGGCCAGAGAAGAAGGACGAAAGAGAGATAGTGAGAGACACACAGGCGATCGTGGTGTGTCCTTCCGCACATAAAATCACTACAAAACGCACACGCAGAACGCAACGCCGTGTTTTGAAAACGAAGCAATCAGTgattaaacataaaacaccaaCAGAAGAGTATCACGTTTCCGTcttggaggaggaggattttACATAAATTCGTTCAGTGTGTGGAGTGTGCGGCAAAAGGGGACGAGATCGTATTTCCTGTTCCTGGACACggcacgaaacacgaaaagaaGGGCTTTAAAAGCTCCAGCCAGCCGCTCCCCGAGGATCCCTTCCTTTTCACCTGCAGCACGGTATCGTATGCTTATCCTTAAATTGTTAAGTTTACTTTGTGTGAGAGAAgttccatccacccacccacccactcacttcccttttcctttctctacTTCTGTTTGCGTGACTGGGGCGAGTTTTATGTGtcagagagatagatagagagagagagagagattggtaTTTCCGTTTTTATTCTTTTGAAAAACTACAAAAATTCCTTTCAAAATGCTtgctctttcgtttttttttgttaatcttttttgttcttgttcacgcacacaccatgaCGACCTATTTACAGCCTGCTTCGCTCCTACTTCTCTTTGACGTTGCGGTTTTGCTTTCCAATGAAAGATCCCGGCTGCCACCATGGCCCCCGGTGCAAAACAGACAGAGCCACTAACTTCGCCACAATTGCACCTTTGCACAATGGACtgtgatttgctgctgctggatcatttgtgaccacaaaaaccaaataaatGATAATCCAATATGTATAATATATCTATATATcatgtatatatatatgtatatgcgcgtgtgtgtgagtgtgtataATATATACGCTCAGTGTATACTTCACTAACAGAAGAAGTTCGCCAAATTTCCTACCCCCCGCGCTTTCTCTGCCTTCTTtgatcttttccttctctcttggggctgctgctgttccacgCTGCGGTTCCTTCGTTAGCAAATGTGTGCGATTGAGTgagtgttttccatttttcattcgaatTTGATTAACAGTTTTTCAGCGCAAGTCGATTGCGCGGCCTGCTGAGCTGAGAGACAGACGGGGCACGTTCCACACACGCGAAACTGCACAACTTGCAATAATTAATTGTTTGTTCGCTACTTAGAATTACCTTACGCAAGAATCCTAGGGCATAAtgatgtcgtcgtcatcgtgtatAGATAGGAGTGCGCTTttcctggcgcctccattacaaatgtctctctctcgatctctctctctctctctctctctctctctctctctctctctctctctctccctctcgatctctctctccctctctatcatTACTTTACCTCAGTATGCCATGCTTTATTTCAATGTTTCCATTATGCTGGTGCGCTATCCTCCTTTGCTACCACGGATCGGATAACAAACACTTTTCAAACTTTGTCCAGCATTTGTGTGCATGTTATTTCCCTAGCAATTATACTGTTACTagtatgtttgtgtttgtcgttttctccctcttttctATCCTCTTACTTACATCATACAAATTTGTAAAATCACCTCGAGCGGAGGGCGCTTTGCAAAGAAACATCTGCGAACTGCACCGCAGCATCATCCAATTCAAacacctcctctctctctcccgctcgaCCTCCTCATTGGCACTCTCTAtttgtcttcctttttcgttcCCTTCCAATGCCAATCTTGAAGCCTGTGTGGTCCAATACACGCTCGTCGCCAGTGTCCGGTCTGGATATGAAATGATCTCATCAAATGGCGGGCGAAGGACGATCCGAACCGTTGGTGAGCGGTCTATTAGTTAGTTCGAGTAGCTAGTTGTATTTTATTGTAGTTGTTTGCTGCATCTGCTCGCGATATTATGCCGATAAAATGGATTGACTACCATACTTTTGTATATCGTACGCGAGCCTCCTCTTTACGAAACGTGAACTCGACATTTAAAAACGCAATATTATCGGCGGAACGGCGAATGGTGATCTCTAGCACAAAACCATATCTTTTCGATAAACGGTTCGCCTACGTGTGGTACGGTTGCTGAGCTGCCCACGACGGTCTCGATCTGAATCGCCTTCCGGGCAGTTAATGTGTGTTCAATGGCCATTCGGACCACCTTTTGTATTTGATGATTCGGGCTCGGTATGTATGTAACGAACGTGCAACAGTATtacgccaaaaaaaacacaacgatAATAATGTTCTACTAATTaactcgcgcgcacgcacacatacgccgTTTGTGTGATGCGTTTCCGGCGGAGAgagctcctgttgctgctgctgctcctgatgggTGGTTCTACTGCTGGTGTTTCTTCGTACACGGCACGGGCAGTTCTTATGGCTTGTTGTTAGAGGGAATCGGGTTCTTGGGCCGTGCGCTCCTCACGATCGCTTATTGTTTATCTCccaactccctcccccccaaaactcCAGGCCAACAGTACGAATCGGCGAAcaca is a window of Anopheles aquasalis chromosome 2, idAnoAquaMG_Q_19, whole genome shotgun sequence DNA encoding:
- the LOC126569937 gene encoding uncharacterized protein LOC126569937, producing the protein MKKIYLFCCILAIIAGGFGTGNRRGSSREICHWLNKRLEILRPRGLRITQPCSPSLVSFGIEVYIDREQQQQQKMIGGEMVPCDVCVNSTVATRDGTTIELFHPMAIIRAKDHLRYTITNHYRAGVTRQYRCSFYVAQDRLKYETSITPSYCPTPVAQTTKLSQSDKTLLEEILNESIGQCREQTNMLVMADSNTVRTQKQMEQYVRSRLNSLVPGLDWGNAFKLIYKTEEGLVFELKSMIAKKKLLRIVKSIDEAKDIQDYDSVAPSYHDIREYDIA